One genomic window of Prochlorococcus sp. MIT 0801 includes the following:
- a CDS encoding DUF1816 domain-containing protein, with amino-acid sequence MGPIRALRSLGNSFGLAWWAKVETLHPEVTYWFGPFLTRRSLKVSLNGFVEDLSAESPQKISHSLIRCRRNEPLTS; translated from the coding sequence ATGGGTCCCATTAGGGCTCTTCGAAGCTTAGGTAATAGTTTTGGCTTGGCCTGGTGGGCGAAGGTTGAGACTCTTCATCCTGAGGTGACATATTGGTTTGGTCCATTTCTGACTCGTCGCAGCTTGAAGGTCAGTTTAAATGGATTTGTTGAGGATCTTTCCGCAGAGTCTCCCCAAAAAATAAGTCATAGTTTAATTAGGTGTCGCCGTAATGAGCCTCTAACGTCATAG
- a CDS encoding DNA polymerase III subunit alpha, with product MAFVPIHNHSDYSLLDGASQLPLMVQRAKELGMPALALTDHGVMYGAIELLKLCKAENIKPIIGNEMYVINGSIDDPQPKKEKRYHLVVVAKNQIGYENLVKLTTLSHLNGVRGRGIFSRPCIDKSLFKKYSEGLICSTACLGGEIPQAILKGRNDVAREVAAWYKEILGDDFYLEIQDHGSIEDRIVNSEIVKISEELGIQIIATNDAHYVSSNDIEAHDALICVLTGKLISDHKRLRYTGTEYIKSEQEMRSLFTDHIENNVINSAIENTVKLSNKVEEYTILGNYKMPNFPIPDGYKPIEYLKEITINGLKEILDISKFENFPSSYKERLDYELSVIDQMGFPTYFLVVWDYIRFARDKNIPVGPGRGSAAGSLVAFSLHITNIDPVENGLLFERFLNPERKSMPDIDTDFCIERRGEVIDYVTKKYGEDKVAQIITFNRMTSKAVLKDVARVLDIPYGDADRLAKLIPVVRGKPAKLSAMISKDSPNKEFYEKYNNDSKVKKWVDMAMRIEGTNKTFGVHAAGVVIAANSLDNLVPLQRNNDGQIITQYFMEDIESLGLLKMDFLGLRNLTMIEKTINLVEKSIGKRLDPDSLPFTDEKTFELLSRGDLEGIFQLESSGMRQIVKDLKPSSLEDISSILALYRPGPLDAGLIPKFINRKHGKESIDFQHHSLEPILSETYGIMVYQEQIMKIAQDLAGYSLGQADLLRRAMGKKKVSEMQRHRTLFVDGAVKNGVTDVIAEQLFDQMVLFAEYCFNKSHSTAYGAVTYQTAYLKAHYPVAYMAALLTVNAGSVDKIQRYISNCNSMGINVMPPNINTSGVDFTPKDNSILFGFSAVKNLGDGAIRKIITSRDEDGEFTSLAHFCDRISLSSVNRRGLEALIHSGALDCLDENANRAQLIADLDLTIEWASSRAKDRTSGQGNLFDLVTSTNNESSPTDDYLSAPKAKQVNEYLPSDKLKLEKEHVGFYLSDHPLKQLSEPAKLIAPISLGSLEEQKDKSKVSVIAMIPEIREVTTRKGDRMAIIKLEDLTGSCEAVVFPKSFERLSDHLMIETRLLIWGSVDRRDETVQLLIDDCREIDDLRFLLIDLRPDQATDINIQHKLRECLSKNRPDRNELGVRIPVVACLKDNNSTRYVRLGDQFCVKDTDRALDSLSKNSFIARSSKSLVI from the coding sequence ATGGCTTTTGTTCCTATTCATAACCATAGTGACTACAGCCTTCTTGATGGAGCTAGTCAGCTTCCTTTGATGGTTCAAAGGGCAAAGGAATTGGGGATGCCAGCTCTAGCCCTGACTGATCATGGAGTAATGTATGGCGCGATTGAATTATTGAAGTTATGTAAGGCCGAAAATATAAAGCCAATTATTGGGAATGAGATGTACGTTATCAATGGTTCAATTGATGACCCTCAGCCCAAAAAAGAGAAAAGATACCATCTTGTTGTTGTTGCGAAAAATCAAATTGGTTATGAAAATCTTGTTAAATTAACGACACTTAGTCATTTAAATGGTGTTAGGGGAAGAGGGATCTTCTCAAGACCATGTATAGATAAGTCTTTATTTAAAAAATACAGTGAGGGATTAATTTGCTCAACAGCTTGCTTGGGTGGAGAAATCCCACAAGCTATTTTAAAAGGAAGAAATGATGTTGCTAGAGAAGTAGCCGCTTGGTACAAAGAAATTTTGGGTGATGATTTTTATCTAGAAATTCAAGATCATGGATCAATTGAGGATAGAATTGTTAATAGTGAAATAGTCAAAATATCTGAAGAACTTGGTATCCAAATTATTGCTACTAATGATGCACATTATGTATCAAGTAATGATATTGAAGCTCATGATGCATTGATTTGTGTTTTGACTGGAAAATTAATAAGTGATCACAAAAGATTAAGATATACAGGTACTGAATATATTAAGTCTGAGCAGGAAATGAGAAGTCTATTTACTGATCATATAGAAAATAATGTAATAAATAGTGCAATAGAAAATACAGTCAAACTATCAAACAAAGTAGAAGAATATACGATCTTAGGGAACTATAAGATGCCAAATTTTCCTATACCTGATGGCTATAAACCAATCGAATATCTTAAAGAGATAACTATCAACGGTTTAAAAGAAATTTTAGATATTTCTAAGTTTGAAAATTTTCCAAGCTCTTATAAAGAAAGACTTGATTATGAGTTAAGCGTAATTGACCAAATGGGTTTTCCTACATATTTTCTTGTTGTATGGGATTATATAAGATTTGCAAGAGATAAAAATATTCCTGTAGGCCCTGGGAGGGGTTCAGCAGCTGGCTCTTTAGTCGCTTTTTCTCTTCATATAACTAATATTGACCCAGTAGAAAATGGTTTGTTATTTGAAAGATTTCTCAATCCTGAGAGAAAGTCAATGCCTGATATTGATACTGATTTTTGTATTGAAAGACGTGGCGAAGTAATAGATTATGTAACTAAAAAGTATGGTGAAGATAAAGTTGCACAGATAATTACATTTAACAGAATGACATCCAAGGCTGTTTTGAAAGATGTTGCTCGCGTACTTGATATTCCCTATGGGGATGCAGACCGCTTAGCGAAATTAATTCCAGTTGTAAGGGGTAAGCCTGCAAAATTGTCAGCTATGATTTCAAAAGATTCTCCTAATAAAGAATTCTATGAAAAATACAATAATGATTCAAAAGTAAAGAAATGGGTTGATATGGCAATGAGGATTGAAGGGACAAATAAGACTTTTGGTGTGCATGCAGCAGGTGTAGTTATTGCGGCTAATTCACTTGATAATTTAGTTCCTCTTCAAAGAAACAATGATGGACAAATAATCACTCAATATTTTATGGAAGATATTGAATCACTTGGTCTTTTGAAGATGGACTTTTTAGGACTTAGAAATCTTACAATGATCGAAAAGACAATCAATTTAGTTGAGAAATCAATTGGTAAGAGATTAGATCCTGATTCTTTGCCTTTCACAGATGAAAAAACATTCGAACTACTTTCTAGGGGAGATTTAGAAGGGATTTTCCAACTTGAATCTAGTGGAATGAGGCAGATAGTAAAGGATTTAAAGCCCTCATCTCTTGAGGATATTTCTTCAATTCTTGCTCTTTATCGCCCAGGTCCTCTTGATGCAGGATTGATTCCTAAATTTATAAATAGAAAACATGGAAAGGAGAGTATTGATTTTCAACATCATTCACTTGAACCTATTTTAAGTGAGACTTATGGAATCATGGTTTATCAAGAGCAGATCATGAAGATTGCTCAGGATTTAGCCGGATATTCACTTGGGCAAGCAGATTTATTGAGAAGGGCGATGGGTAAGAAAAAGGTATCCGAAATGCAGCGCCACAGAACCCTCTTTGTTGATGGAGCTGTTAAAAATGGCGTTACAGATGTCATCGCTGAACAGTTATTTGATCAAATGGTTTTATTTGCTGAATATTGCTTTAACAAAAGTCATTCAACTGCTTATGGTGCGGTTACTTATCAGACAGCTTATTTAAAAGCACATTATCCTGTTGCTTATATGGCGGCATTGCTTACAGTCAATGCTGGCTCGGTTGACAAGATTCAAAGATATATTTCCAACTGCAATTCAATGGGCATAAACGTAATGCCTCCAAATATCAATACTTCTGGTGTTGATTTCACTCCAAAAGATAATTCAATTCTTTTTGGTTTTTCAGCTGTCAAAAATTTAGGAGATGGAGCAATTAGAAAGATTATTACCTCTAGAGATGAAGATGGAGAATTTACCTCTTTAGCACACTTCTGTGATCGAATTTCACTTAGTTCTGTTAATCGAAGAGGACTCGAAGCTTTGATTCATAGTGGAGCACTTGATTGTCTTGATGAAAATGCAAATCGCGCGCAGCTTATTGCTGATTTGGATTTAACTATCGAATGGGCTTCTTCTAGAGCAAAAGATAGAACAAGCGGCCAAGGTAATCTTTTCGATCTTGTTACTTCAACAAATAATGAATCATCTCCAACTGATGATTATTTATCTGCTCCAAAGGCGAAGCAGGTCAACGAGTATCTTCCTTCAGACAAACTTAAATTAGAAAAAGAGCATGTTGGCTTCTATCTATCTGATCATCCTTTGAAGCAACTTTCAGAACCTGCAAAATTGATTGCTCCTATTAGCCTTGGTTCTTTAGAAGAGCAGAAAGATAAGTCCAAGGTCAGTGTCATAGCAATGATTCCAGAGATAAGAGAAGTCACAACTAGAAAAGGTGACAGGATGGCTATTATTAAGCTCGAAGATTTAACTGGTTCTTGTGAAGCGGTTGTTTTTCCAAAAAGTTTTGAAAGATTATCTGATCATTTGATGATTGAAACGAGATTATTGATATGGGGCAGCGTAGATAGGAGAGATGAAACTGTTCAATTGCTTATTGATGATTGTCGTGAAATTGATGACTTAAGATTTCTTTTGATTGATCTTCGTCCTGATCAAGCTACAGATATCAATATTCAGCATAAATTAAGAGAATGCCTTTCAAAAAACAGACCTGACAGAAATGAATTAGGTGTACGAATCCCTGTAGTAGCATGTCTCAAGGACAATAATAGTACTAGGTATGTAAGATTGGGTGATCAATTTTGCGTTAAGGATACTGATCGAGCTTTGGATTCACTGTCTAAGAATTCCTTCATTGCAAGATCAAGTAAAAGTCTTGTGATTTAA
- the gatA gene encoding Asp-tRNA(Asn)/Glu-tRNA(Gln) amidotransferase subunit GatA has product MTFEDLRQKLKSGEVSSKELVQEKINRINELDPTLNTFLTVNTELALSKAEYIDKQIASGDHLPPLSGIPIAIKDNLCTKGIKTTCASKILDNFVPPYESTVTKKLLNEGAILIGKTNMDEFAMGSSTETSAFGPTLNPWNITKVPGGSSGGSAASVAAGLCYGSLGSDTGGSIRQPASFCGVVGMKPTYGRVSRWGLIAFASSLDQVGPFANNVSDAAEILQVISGKDDFDSTTVDIPVPNYLETLSKSIKGMKIGLIDNCFDHEGLATDVKESVLGSASLLEHLGAEIVNVSCPRFNDGIATYYVIAPSEASANLARYDGVKYGFRSEDEQSLIEMTTKSRALGFGSEVKRRILIGTYALSAGYVEAYYKKAQQVRTLIRKDFDDAFKKVDVLLAPTAPTTAFGSGDNIDNPMAMYLSDLLTIPANLAGLPAISLPCGFDNSGLPIGLQLIGNVFEEGKLLQVASQFEKAAEVYKKRPNTDFTL; this is encoded by the coding sequence ATGACTTTTGAAGACTTGCGCCAGAAATTGAAAAGTGGTGAGGTTTCTTCCAAAGAGCTTGTTCAAGAAAAAATAAACCGAATAAACGAATTAGATCCAACTCTGAATACCTTTTTAACTGTTAACACTGAGCTTGCGCTAAGCAAAGCTGAATATATCGATAAACAAATAGCATCTGGCGACCATTTACCGCCTTTGTCAGGAATACCCATTGCGATAAAAGACAACCTTTGTACGAAAGGAATCAAGACAACTTGTGCAAGCAAGATTTTGGACAACTTTGTCCCCCCATACGAGTCAACAGTTACTAAAAAGCTTTTGAACGAAGGAGCAATACTTATTGGCAAAACAAATATGGATGAATTTGCGATGGGGAGCTCTACAGAAACCTCTGCCTTTGGTCCTACATTGAATCCATGGAACATAACTAAAGTTCCTGGAGGAAGTTCTGGTGGTAGTGCAGCTTCTGTTGCTGCCGGATTATGTTACGGATCTCTGGGTTCTGATACTGGCGGGTCAATTCGACAACCAGCTTCATTTTGTGGCGTTGTTGGTATGAAGCCCACTTACGGACGAGTAAGTAGATGGGGATTAATAGCTTTTGCTAGTTCTTTAGATCAGGTTGGTCCATTTGCTAATAATGTTTCTGATGCAGCTGAAATTTTGCAAGTTATATCAGGCAAAGATGATTTTGATTCAACTACTGTCGATATTCCTGTTCCCAATTATTTGGAGACCCTTTCTAAGTCAATTAAGGGAATGAAAATAGGTTTAATTGATAATTGCTTTGATCATGAAGGTTTAGCCACCGATGTTAAAGAATCTGTTCTTGGCTCTGCCTCGCTACTAGAACACTTAGGTGCAGAAATTGTTAATGTTTCTTGTCCTCGTTTCAATGATGGAATTGCTACTTATTATGTTATTGCCCCGTCTGAAGCTTCGGCGAATTTAGCAAGATATGACGGTGTCAAATATGGATTCCGCTCTGAAGATGAACAATCTCTCATTGAAATGACAACCAAAAGTCGAGCGCTTGGTTTTGGAAGTGAAGTTAAACGAAGAATTCTTATAGGAACCTATGCGCTTTCCGCTGGTTATGTTGAGGCTTACTACAAGAAGGCCCAGCAAGTTAGAACTTTAATACGTAAAGACTTTGATGATGCTTTCAAAAAGGTAGATGTTCTGCTGGCCCCAACAGCTCCTACCACTGCTTTCGGTTCTGGAGATAATATTGATAACCCTATGGCTATGTACTTATCGGATTTGTTAACTATTCCAGCTAATTTAGCTGGTTTGCCTGCTATTAGCCTGCCATGTGGGTTTGATAATTCTGGCCTGCCAATAGGGTTACAGCTAATCGGTAATGTTTTTGAAGAAGGTAAGCTTCTTCAAGTAGCTAGTCAATTTGAGAAAGCTGCTGAGGTTTATAAAAAGAGGCCTAATACAGATTTCACGTTATAA